TCCGTGCTCGCCGGTTCGTGGGGATTGCTCGCAGCGACCCGGGTCACCCGGGGCGAAGAGGACGCGCGGCGGTGGGACCTGCTGGCCGCAGGTCGGATCCCGCTCACCTCGATCGTGGCCCGGTACGCCGCCGTCCTGATCGGCGCGGTGGTCGTCGCGGGCCTCGCGGCGGGCGGCGCCCTGGCCGCCGTCGGCACGTCCCCCGAAGGTGCCCTTCTGCACGGCGTCGGCCTCGCCCTGACCGGGGCGTACTTCGTGGCCGCCGGCACGTTGGCCGCGCAGATCTTCCCCACCCGCGCCGGGGCGAGCGGCGCGGCGATGGCGCTGCTCGGTGGTGCCCTGCTGGTCCGGATGATCGGCGACGGCGTCGACGCACTCGGGTGGCTGCGCTGGCTGTCACCCTTCGGGCTGCTCGCGCTGGTCCAGCCGTACGCGGCGAACCGGATCCTGCCGATCGTGGTGTTGGCGGTCACGGCCGCCGGCCTGCTCGCGGCAGCCGTCCTGGCAGCCCGCCGCCGCGACGTGGCCGGTGGTTGGCTGGCCACCTCGGCGGGCCGTCCCCCCCGGCTGCGGCTGCTCGGCTCAGTGGCCGGGTTCGCCGCCCGCCGGGCGCTGCGTCCGCTCCTAGGGTGGGCGATCGGGTTGGCTGCCTACTATCTGCTCATCGGCTTGCTCGCGCTGTCCATGACCGAGTTCCTGGCCGACAACCGCCGCTTCGGCGACCTTGCCGCCCAGGCCGGGTTCGGCGGGCTCGGATCGGTCGACGGGTACGCGGCCGCGCTGTTTGCCCTGCTCGCCATCCCGGCGGGGGTGTTCACCGCAGTCCGGTTGGCCGCCGTCGCCGCCGACGAGGCCGACGGTCGTCTCACGCTGCTCTTCGCGCAGCCGGTCACCCGCCTTCGGCTTCTCCTCGCCGAGCTGGCCGTCACCGCCAGCGGCGCCGCGGCGCTCGTTGCCGTCGCCGGGCTGGCCACGTGGGCGGGCGCCGCCGCCGTCGGTGCGCCACTGGGGTTGGGCGGTTCCCTTGCCGGTGCGATGAACGTGCTGCCGGTGGCGCTGCTGTGCCTGGGAGCGGCAGTGCTCGCGCTGGGCTGGCTACCCCGCGCGGTCGCCCTCGTCGGGGCTCTGCCGGCGACGGGCGGGTTCCTCCTGCGGGTCATCGCCGACAGCACCGGCGCGCCGGACTGGGTGGGTCGACTGTCTCCGTTCGCGCACCTCGCACCGGTCCCCGACCTGTCGCCGAACTGGCCCGCGGCCACCTTCATGGTGGCCGCGGCCGTCGCGCTCACCGCCCTGGGAGCGGTCGGCTATCAGCGACGCGACCTGCGGGGATGAGCGGACAGCCCGCTCGCCTGGAGCTTCGTCATCCTCTTCATCGCCGACTTCGCCAGCACGGTCCGCAAGACCTGACCCACGCGCCGACCTTGGCGCGCGCGGGTCGCGGTGTTCAGCCGCGCGGGGTGGGAACACCGAAGAGATCGGTAATACCGCCGGGGAGCTGGGCGAACAGGTCGTGACGCTGGTCGTCGTCGAGCGCTTCGGCGACGGTACGCAACACCGCCTGGGCATGCTGACGCACCTGGTCCGCGTCCGCGACCTGCTCCCGGTCGCCGACGTGCTTCAGGAACTCACCGATGTCCCACCGGCGGCCCTGTGGGTTACGGGTGACGGACGCGTCCAGCCGATCCGGTAGCTGTGCCGCCAGGTGGTCAGCCTCCTGTCCGGCGAGCCGTTCGCCGAGCACCGACAGGACGGCCTGTACGGACCGTACGGCCTCGTTCTCGCCGAGGCCCGCGCGCTTCCGTACCGTGGCGATCATCTGCTCGTACTCCATGACCCGCTCCTTCCGTCTTCTCGACCGGCCGTCAGGCCTGCCGGCGGACGAATGCGGCGAGTTCCCGGGCTCCCTGGGCGCAAACGAGGTCAGTCGTCGACCCGGACTTCGAGCCCGTCGGCGAGCGGGACCTCACATCTCGCCGCGAACCAGGCGGATCAGCCGGTCGGGGACGCGGCGCTGCGGAAGGTGCGCCGGTAGGCGTCCGGCGGTACGCCGACGGTGCGGTGGAAGTGTCGGCGCAGCGTCGTGGCGGTGCCCATACCCGCCGCCTCGGCGATGGCCTCGATGCTGTCGTCGGTGTTCTCCAGCAGCTCCTGGGCACGGCGGATCCGCTGCGTCGACAGCCAGTGCAGCGGGGTGGTGCCGGTCGCGGACCTGAAGTGGCGGGCCAGGTTGCGCGAGCTCATGTTGGCCTGGCGAGCCAGGTCCTCGACGGTCAGCGCTCGGTTCAGCCGTTCCATCGCCCAGGGGAACAGGTTGGCGAGGGGATGGTCGTCGCGAGCGGGCACCGGGGTGGTGACGTACTGGGCCTGGCCGCCGGCGCGGTGCGGCGGCACGACCAGGCGGCGGGCGACGGCGTTGGCGACCGTCGAGCCGTGGTCGCGGCGGATCAGGTGCAGGCACAGGTCGATCGCGGCGGCCTTGCCGGCGGAGGCGAGCACTGTGCCGTTGTCGACGTAGAGCACGTCCGGGTCGACCGTCACCCGGGGATAGCGGGCGGCAAGCGCCTCGGTGTGGGCCCAGTGCGTGGTCGCGCGTAGCCCGTCGAGCACCCCGGCGGCGGCCAGCACGAACGCACCGGTGCACAGCGAGACCATGCGGGCGCCCGCCTCGTGGGCCGCGCGGACCGCGTCGAGCAGGTCGGGTGGCACGTCGGCGTCGGTGTCCTCCACGGCCGGGATGATCACGGTGTCGGCGTGGGCGAGCCGGTCCAACCCGCCGTCCGGCTCCATCCGGAACCTGCCGATCCGGACCGGACCCGGGCCGCAGACCGCGACGTCGTACCACGGGTCCGCCAGCCCGGAGGGGTCGCGGACGAAGATCTCGCAGGCCATGGCGAGCTCGAAGTGCAGCATCCCGTCGGTGGCGGCGATCGCGATGGTGGCCATGTCCGAAAGTGTACGGGGGATGTCGTTCCCGACACTGGTCAGTGACCGGCCGCCGCGGGAGGCTCTTCTCAGTCGATCTTTGAGAGGACTGGAGAGATGAGTCAGAACGTGGCGGTGTTCGGTGCGTACGGGCACACCGGGCGGTTCGTGGTGGCGGAGTTGCGCGATCGCGGGTTCGTCCCGCTTCTCCTCGGTCGCGACGAGGGCAAGCTCCGGGCACTGGCGGCGTCGGGGCTCGAATACCGGGTGACGTCGGTCGACGACCCGGCCTCGCTCGACCAGGCGTTGAAGGGCTCGGTCGCGGTCGTCAACTGCGCCGGCCCGTTCGCCTCGACGGCCGCCCCGGTGGTCGAGGCCGCCCTGCGCGCCGGGATCCCGTACGTGGACGTGGCAGCCGAGATCGAGGCCAACGTCGACACGTTCACGCACTTCACCGAGCGTGCCCGGGCCGCGGGGGTCGCAGTGGTCCCGGCGATGGCCTTCTTCGGCGGACTCGGCGATCTGCTGGTGACCACGGCGATGGGCGACTGGGCGTCGGCCGACGAGGCGCACGTCGCGTACGGACTGAGCAGCTGGCACCCCACGGCCGGGACCCTCGCCGCCGGCGCCGTCTCCCGGGAGCGGCGCGAGGGCCAGCGTGTCCGCTACACCGGTGGCCGGCTGGACTACTACACCGACGCGTGCGACCTGCCGAAGGTGGAGTGGGACTTCCCCGCCCCGGTGGGCCGCCAGACCGTCCTCGGGGATTTCACGATGGCCGACGTCGTCACCGTCCCCAGCCACCTGTCCATTCCCGAGGTACGCACGTACATGACCACCGACGCGGCCAGGGATCTGACGGCTCCGGGCACACCCGCACCGGCGGCGGTCGACGAGCTCGGCAGGTCCGTGCAGACGTTCGCCGTCGACGTCGTCGTGCGCTCCGGTGACACGCGACGACGCGTCGTCGCCAGCGGCCAGGACATCTACGCCATCAGCGCACCCCTCGCCGTCGAGGCGGTCCACCGCATCCTCGACGGTCGGACCAGGACGGGGGGCGTCGCCTCCGCCGGCGCGATCTTCGACGCGCCCGGCTTCCTGCGCGCGCTGTCCGCGCACATCTCGCTCGACATATTCTGACCGGCCGCCGGAACCTTCTCCCTCGCCCGTTTGTGGAACTGGTGGAAGAAGGGGGGTGGCGGTGTCCGACGGTGATCTGATCTCCGAGCTCTACGCCAGCTGTTTCCGGCGCCTGGTGGTCCAGTTGTACGCGGTGACGGGCGACCTGAACGAGGCACAGGAGGCGGTCCAGGAGGCGTTCACCAAGGCGCTGGCCGCGCCCCGACGTTTCGCCGAGTTGGACAACCCGGAGGCGTGGCTGCGCCGCGTCGCGGTGAACGTGGCCCGCAGCCGATACCGGCGTCGGCGCGTACTCGATGGGCTGCTGCGTCGGATCGGCCCGCCGCCGGCGGTCGCCGACCACTCGCCGGAGCACCTCGCCCTGCTCGCGGCGCTGCGCGGGCTGCCCGAGGGGCAGCGGCAGGCGCTGGCCCTGCACTACCTCGTCGACCTGCCGGTGGACGAGGTCGCCGCGACGCTGGGCGTCTCGGCCGGGACTGTGAAGTCCCGGCTGTCCCGGGGCAGGAACGCCCTGGCGGCACTGCTCACCGACTCCGACGCCACCGACACCACGCAAACCGGGAGGATCGATGCCCGATCGTGAGTTCTCCGGGTTCGACGTGGAGACCATCGCCGAGGCCGTCCGGCAGCCGCCCCTGGACGGGCTGCGCTCCACCGCCCGTTTCCGCCGGCAGCGGTCGGTGGCGCTGGTGGCGACCGCGCTGGTCGCCCTGGCCGGCGTGAGCGTCGTGCCGTTGGTGACAGGGCCGGACCGGGTCGACCCGGTGGGGCCGCAGGAGCCGTCACCCCGCCCGGAGGAGTCCCGCGACTTCACGCTGACCGGTCCGGACTCGGGCGTCGACGTGCGACGGGACGGCTGCGTCCTGCGGTTCGCGCTCACCGACGACCGGGGCCGGAGCTGGTCGGACTGGGACGCGGCCCGGTTCCAGAGCACGAGATGCGCGGCCAGTCCCACGCCGACGACGTGGAACCTCGAGACCTCTGTGCTCAGCGAGCGGTCCTACCTGGTCAATGACGCGGGACTGCTCCGCCTCTCCACCGACTACGGCCGGACGTGGCGGGACGGGAACGAGGCAATCGTGGCCGTTCCCACGTTCCCGTCGACCGCCCGACCGGTCTTCTGCGGGTTCGGCTGTGGAGCCCAGCGGGAGCCGCTGGCCGTGGATCCGTCGAGCGGGACCGTGTACCGGCTGAGAGGCAAGGCGCCGTCATGGCGTCCGCTCCACAGCCTCTACCCCAGCCCCGACGGGACGATCTGGGCGACGTACCAGATGCCGAGCCCCTCGGGAGCGACAGTCGCCCGCAGCTCCGACCGGGGCGCGACCTGGACCACCTGGGAGGTGGGTGAGGACAGCAACGTGATGGCGATCGTGGGGGTCGACGACCGGGAGGGATACGTGCTGACCTCGCCGTCGACGGTGGGCGGCGCGCGGCGGCTGTGGAAGACCACGGACGGTGGGAAGACCTGGACCGACACCGGCACGGACCTGCCGGAGCGGACGCACTGGGACCTCACGGTCGGGTCCGACGGGTCCCTGCTGGTGATCGCGCCGAGCGGTGGCACCGGGGCCGAACGCCGCGCGACGCTGCTGGTCAGCAGGGACGACGGGCGGCACTTCACAGTCGCCCGGGAGTACGGGACGGCCGTCGGATCGCTCAGCGTCGCCCCCGGGTACGCGTGGCTCTTCGGCCGGGACGACGGGTCGACGGGCGAGCCGGACCACCTCCTGCTCACCACGGACGCGACCACCTGGACCCGTTTCCCGCTCGCCTGAGCAGATGTGGACGTGTGGCGGCAAGCGCCGCCACACGTCCGACCCATTGACAGTCTTCTCCCAGAGGCCTACACAGGAGTTCGACGCCCATCGATGACAACGATGTCATACCGGGTGTCGCCACCTCGAAGGAGGGTCCGCCTCATGCCCCGATCAGGCCCGTCCCGTCTGCTCAGCCTGCTGGCGACTGCCATCACCGGCACGTCCGTCCTCGCCGCCGTCGCCGCGCCCGCCGCCGCGGCACCGCTCAACCTCACCTCGTACGTCAACCCGTTCATCGGCACCGACGACAGCAACGCACCGAACCCGGTCGGCGGAGGCGCGGGCGGCAGCACAGTCCCCGGCCCGATCCAGCCGTTCGGGATGGTGCAGCTCAGCCCGGACACCCCGACCGCCTCACCGTCGGGGTACCGGTTCAGTGACACCCAGATCGAGGAGTTCAGCCTCACCCACTTCAACGGGGCCGGCTGCGCCAACAACGAGGACCTCGGCATCCTCCCGATCACCGGCGCCCTCGGCTCCTCGCCGGGCACCGCCTGGACGTCCTACCGCGCCACCCAGAACAAGAGCCAGGAGCAGGCCCGACCCGGCTTCTACCAGGCGGTGCTCAGCAACTACGGCAACACGAAGGTGGAGGCCTCGGCCACCGCCCGCACGGCCGCCCTGCGACTGACCTACCCGTCCACCACCAGCGCCCGAGTGCTGATCAACCCCAGTCGCAGCGCCACCGGCAACCGCGCCGGCGCGCTGACGATCAACGGCTCGACCGTGACCGGCAGCGTCACCGGCGGTGGCTTCTGCGGCAGCTCGAAGACGTACCAGATCTTCTACCGGATGGAGTTCGACCGCGCCCCGAGCGGCACCGGCACCTGGCTCGGTGGCACCGTCACCGCCGGCGGCACAAGCGTCAGCGGCACGAACTCGGGCGGCTATCTCACCTTCGACACGTCCGGCAACGCCGTCGTGCAGGCCAGGATCGGGATCTCCTTCGTCAGCCAGGCGGGTGCCGCCGCCAACCTGGCCGCCGAGCAGGCGGGCTTCGCCTTCGACACCGTCCGCACCAACGCGGACGCCCAGTGGAACACCGTCCTGAACCGGATCCAGGCGACCGGCGGCACACCCGCCGACCTGCAGAAGTTCTACACCGCGCTCTACCGCGTCTTCATCAACCCCAACGTCTCCAACGACGTCAACGGGCAGTACCGCGGGTTCGACAACGCCATCCACAGCGCGAGCCACCCGGTGTACCAGAACTACTCCGGATGGGACATCTACCGCTCGTGGGCGTCGCTGATCGCCTACCTCGCGCCCCAGGAGGCCGCCGACATCGCCAAGTCGATGGTGCTCGACGGCCAGCAGGGCGGCCTGCTGCCGAAGTGGTCGCACAACCACAACGAGGCGTTCGTGATGACCGGGGATCCCGGGCCGATCATCGTGGACAGCCTCTACCAGTTCGGTGCCCGTGACTTCGACACCGCCGCGGCCCTGTCGCTGATGAAGAAGAGCTCGGCCGGCGGCACCACCCAGGGCAGCCCGATCCGGGGCCGGCAGAGCGGCTACGTGCAACGCCAGTACATCGACGGCGACCCGTCAGACTCGTTGGAGTACTCGGCCAGCGACTTCGCGGTCGCCCAGTTCGCCCGCGCGCTGGGCGACACCGCCACCTACAACACGCACATGACGCGCGCCCAGTGGTGGCGCAACACCTTCAACACCGAGTCGAGCTACGTGCACCCGCGCAACGCCGACGGCACCTGGCCCTGGCCGCTCGACCCGGCCAGCCAGTCGAACTTCGTCGAGGGCAACGCGTCGCAGTACACCTGGATGGTCCCGTACAACTTCGCCGGCCTGATCAACCTGATGGGTGGACAGCAGACCGCTATCCAGCGGCTCGACCACCACTTCACCCAGACCAACGGCGGGCAGTCACAGCCGTACTTCTACATCGGCAACGAGCCGGAGCACGGCGTGCCGTGGGCGTACCACTTCGCGGCGGCGCCGGCCGGCACGAGCGCCGCCGTACGCCGGATCATGAACGAGTCGTTCACCACCGGCGCCGGCGGCCTGCCCGGCAACGACGACCTCGGCGCCACCTCGGCGTGGTTCGTCTGGTCGGCGCTCGGCATGTACCCGCCGACCCCGGGTGCGGACACCCTCGCCCTGCACGGCCCGCTCTTCTCCTCGATGCTGGTCGACCGGCCCACCGGTGATCTCCAGATCACCGCGCCCGCCGCCGGCCAGGGCAACCAGTACGTCCAGGGCCTCTCGGTGAACGGCACGTCGACGCAGCGGCCCTGGCTGCGGTACGCGGACATCGCCGGTGGCGGCACCCTCTCGTACGCGATGGGCGGCACGCCGTCGGCCTGGGGCACCAACCCGGCCGACGTTCCGCCGTCGTTCAACGACGGGTTCACCCCGCCGCCGGCCGCTCCGGACCTCGGCACCAACCTGGCCGCCGGCAAGCCCGCCACCGGCTCCGCCGCGTGCAACAGCGCGGAGGGTCCGGAGAAGGCGTTCGACGGGCGGCTCGGCAGCACCAGCAAGTGGTGCTCCCTCGCCGCCGGCACGAAGACCCTCCAGGTCGACCTCGGCGCCAACCAGACGGTGCGTTCCTTCGTCGTCAAGCACGTCGGGCTCGGCGGCGAGACCACCGGCTGGAACACCGGCGCCTTCACCATCCAGACCAGCTCCGACGGCACCACCTGGACGACCCGCGCGACGGTGACCGGCAACCGGTCCAGCCGCACCTACCACCCGATCGGGGCGGTGACCGCCCGCCACGTCCGGCTCGCCATCACCACCCCCACCAACAACGGCAACGGCGCCGCCCGCATCGCCGAGTTCGAGGTGTACGGCGGCGCGGCGGCGACCAACCTCGCGCTGAACCGGCCGGCCGTCGCCGACTCCCAGTGCGCCAGCACCGAGGGGCCGGAGAAGGCCGTCAACGGCAGCACCTCGGGCGGCAACGCCGACAAGTGGTGCTCGACCGGCGCCGGCAAGTTCCTGCGGATCGACCTGGGCGCGACCCGCGCGATCACCTCCATCCGCGTCCTGCACGCCGGGGCGGGAGGCGAGAACCCGGCCTGGAACACCCGGGACTTCGACCTCCAGGTGTCCCCCGACGCCGGCACCTGGACGACGGTGGCGCAGGTTCGGGGCAACACCGCCGACGCCAGCGAGCATCCGCTCTCGGCCAGTGGCCGGTACGTACGGGTGAACGTGCTCACCCCGACCCAGACCACCGACCAGGCGGCACGTCTCTATGAGGTGGAGGTGTACGGGTCCTGATCACCCTGGGGGTGGCCGTCTGATCCGCACGCTTCAACGGCCGACGCCGGCCAGCGTGGCACTTCGCCACGCTGGCCGGCGTCGGGTGAGCGGCGACGGTCAGAAGATCACGCTGACGCCGGCCGCCTTGCACGCGGCGGTGATGTCCGCGCCGGCCTTCAGGAAGGCCGGGTTGTCGGCGGCGGCCGCCGGGTCCGACGCCGCCGCTGCCTTGGTCGCCTCGGCGCCGAACTCCCGCAGGGCGGCGGAGACCTTGCTGTCGCCACCGGTCGCGGCCACGTCGACGACCTTCTGGTTGAGCTCGGTCAGGATCTTCTTGTAGTCCGCGGCCGACGGCTCACCGGCCTTCGCGACGGCGATCAAGACCGCCTTCATGTCGTCCCCGGCCTTCTTCGCCGACTCGCACAGCTTCTTGTCGCTCACGCCGCCGGCGGCGGGCGCGGTCGGCGTGGCGGCGACAGAGGAGGCGGCCGAGGTCGGGGCGGCGGACGTGGGAGCGGGCGACGGGGACCCTGCCGCCGTCGTCGTCTTGTCTGCCTCACCGCAGGCGGCGAGAGCCGTCGTGGCGGCAAGGATCAACAGGGCAGAGGCAACACGAGAACGCTTCACGGACGGGTACGCTAGCCGATGCCCGGACCGTGATCAACTCATTGACGACGCCCGTGTTAACCTTCCGGCGCGCCCCAGATGGGCCTACCCCCCGGAGGTTGTGGCTACTTCAGCCGCCACGCCGAGATCAACACGACGGACGTGTGTCTCGCGCGGAGTCCGGGGCGTCGGCGCCTCCGGGGCTTTGTCATCGGTGCGGTTGGTGGACGCCACGGGCTTCCGGTCGGGTCGTCGGATCGACCGGGAAGACGGTACGCATGGCAGTCACGTTCAACCACACCATCATCGCCACGAAGGACAGGAACGCGTCGGCCGCGTTCTACCGGGAGCTGTTCGAGCTGCCGGAGGCGCCCTCGTGGGGGCCGTTCGCCAACGTCCTGCTCGACGAAGGTGTGCTGCTCCAGTTCGCCGAGCCGCCGGTGGACATCCAGATGCAGCACTACGCGTTCCTCGTCGATGACGAGCTGTTCGCGCGGTGCCTGGCGCGCATCCAGGAGCGCGGCATCACCTACTGGGCCGACCCGCAGATGAAGCGGGAGGGCGAGACCAACACCGAGCACGGCGGGCGCGGGTTCTACTTCTTCGACCCGGCCGGGCACGCCATCGAGATCATCACGCGGCCGTACCTGTAGCCGGTCCGCGAACGGGTCGGGGCCGGCCTCGGTGGGAACGCCTCGCCGGGACCGGCCCTGACGAACCGATTTTCACGATCCGGACGAGTACGCCATGAAACACTCCGAGGTGCCCTCGGTCGTTTCACACCGGCCAGCGGTCCCCCACGTCCGGCTTCGGGCGGCGCATCGGCGCCCAGCGTGCGGAAGGGGCGATGTATGCAGCCAACCTGGCTCCTGGCGCTGTCGTGGACGTCGCTGGCCGTTGGCGTCGTCAGCGTCGCGATCGTCGTTGCCGACACCTATCTTCGCGGGCATCGTCAGCCCGTCAAGATCATGGAGATCGTCTGGCTGGTGACCGTCCTCTACATCGGCCCGGCGGCAGTCCGGCTCTACTGGAACTGGGGTAGGCCTGAGGCATTTTCGCGACCGCGGCACGGGGAGATGCTCCGACGGCCCCGGCGGGGCGTTGTCGCCACCAACGTGTCTCGCTGCGGCGCCCACTGCGCTCTCGGCTTCATCGTTGCCGAGGTTGTCCTGTACGTCATCGGGTCCGACGTGGGTCAGGAGACGCTGTGGGTCAGTTACGCCGGCGACTATGTGGCGGCGGTGGCGATAGCTGTTCTCTTCCGATACTTCGGCGCGGAGGGTCGCACCGTCACGAGGATCTGGCCGGCACTGTCGACCGTCGTCAAGGCCGAACTGTTGACCATCACCGCCTTCGAGCTCGCGCTGTTCGCCTGGCTGGCGCTTGCGCATCACATCGTCTTTCCAGAGCCGACCATGCGGCCCGACAACCCGACATTCTGGTTCGCGGGCCAGATAGGACTGATAGCCGGCTTCGTCGCGGCGTGGCCGATCGCCTCCTGGCAGCTTCGCCGAGGGGTCAGGATCGAACCGCACCGGCTTCCCTACAAATAGGTGAGGCGGTGTTCGGGCTCTCGGGCTCGGTTCAGCCGCGCCGGTCGGTGGCCCTGTCGTCCTCGCCGTACTCGCCCCGGATGGGCGGGCGATGAGCGCTGCCGGTCGGAAAGAGCGGACCCCCGGCGCGAATCATCGAGGCGAAGCAGTATGCGAAGCGCAGCTCGCTACCATAACAACGCGACATAGACAAGTTGACATCAACTGATAGGCTGCTCTCTCCTTACCCCTGGAGGAGAGACAGCGAAGTGAAGAAACTATCAAGCGTCGCGTCCGTGCTCGCACTCTCAATTGGAATCGCTGTTGCCCCGGCAGCGTCCGCCTCCGCTGCCACGAACAGGAGCGGGGCGGAACGGCTGAACATCCCGAACAGCAGTGCGTGCAAGGCGGGTCGCACTGTCATGCAGGGCATGGTGGCAGGGCCAGGCGGCCAGCTCTACATCGTTTTCACAAAGGCAGCCGGCGCGGAGCCCGTCCTGTCCAGGTGGTTGCGCGACGGCTCAACCTGGGACGGCACCAGCTGGGTCTGCGCCGGGACGCCAACCTCCATTCCCACACTC
Above is a window of Micromonospora coriariae DNA encoding:
- a CDS encoding ABC transporter permease → MTAVDASPGWARTGRSVRAAGGAVTRLALRQVRRGALITIALLAGMSAMVATTYASTVGDALDAAALAALAENPAIRTLFGEPVALDDAGGFTVWRTGTVLSVLAGSWGLLAATRVTRGEEDARRWDLLAAGRIPLTSIVARYAAVLIGAVVVAGLAAGGALAAVGTSPEGALLHGVGLALTGAYFVAAGTLAAQIFPTRAGASGAAMALLGGALLVRMIGDGVDALGWLRWLSPFGLLALVQPYAANRILPIVVLAVTAAGLLAAAVLAARRRDVAGGWLATSAGRPPRLRLLGSVAGFAARRALRPLLGWAIGLAAYYLLIGLLALSMTEFLADNRRFGDLAAQAGFGGLGSVDGYAAALFALLAIPAGVFTAVRLAAVAADEADGRLTLLFAQPVTRLRLLLAELAVTASGAAALVAVAGLATWAGAAAVGAPLGLGGSLAGAMNVLPVALLCLGAAVLALGWLPRAVALVGALPATGGFLLRVIADSTGAPDWVGRLSPFAHLAPVPDLSPNWPAATFMVAAAVALTALGAVGYQRRDLRG
- a CDS encoding DUF2267 domain-containing protein, producing the protein MEYEQMIATVRKRAGLGENEAVRSVQAVLSVLGERLAGQEADHLAAQLPDRLDASVTRNPQGRRWDIGEFLKHVGDREQVADADQVRQHAQAVLRTVAEALDDDQRHDLFAQLPGGITDLFGVPTPRG
- a CDS encoding helix-turn-helix domain-containing protein; protein product: MATIAIAATDGMLHFELAMACEIFVRDPSGLADPWYDVAVCGPGPVRIGRFRMEPDGGLDRLAHADTVIIPAVEDTDADVPPDLLDAVRAAHEAGARMVSLCTGAFVLAAAGVLDGLRATTHWAHTEALAARYPRVTVDPDVLYVDNGTVLASAGKAAAIDLCLHLIRRDHGSTVANAVARRLVVPPHRAGGQAQYVTTPVPARDDHPLANLFPWAMERLNRALTVEDLARQANMSSRNLARHFRSATGTTPLHWLSTQRIRRAQELLENTDDSIEAIAEAAGMGTATTLRRHFHRTVGVPPDAYRRTFRSAASPTG
- a CDS encoding saccharopine dehydrogenase family protein yields the protein MSQNVAVFGAYGHTGRFVVAELRDRGFVPLLLGRDEGKLRALAASGLEYRVTSVDDPASLDQALKGSVAVVNCAGPFASTAAPVVEAALRAGIPYVDVAAEIEANVDTFTHFTERARAAGVAVVPAMAFFGGLGDLLVTTAMGDWASADEAHVAYGLSSWHPTAGTLAAGAVSRERREGQRVRYTGGRLDYYTDACDLPKVEWDFPAPVGRQTVLGDFTMADVVTVPSHLSIPEVRTYMTTDAARDLTAPGTPAPAAVDELGRSVQTFAVDVVVRSGDTRRRVVASGQDIYAISAPLAVEAVHRILDGRTRTGGVASAGAIFDAPGFLRALSAHISLDIF
- a CDS encoding RNA polymerase sigma factor gives rise to the protein MSDGDLISELYASCFRRLVVQLYAVTGDLNEAQEAVQEAFTKALAAPRRFAELDNPEAWLRRVAVNVARSRYRRRRVLDGLLRRIGPPPAVADHSPEHLALLAALRGLPEGQRQALALHYLVDLPVDEVAATLGVSAGTVKSRLSRGRNALAALLTDSDATDTTQTGRIDARS
- a CDS encoding WD40/YVTN/BNR-like repeat-containing protein, yielding MPDREFSGFDVETIAEAVRQPPLDGLRSTARFRRQRSVALVATALVALAGVSVVPLVTGPDRVDPVGPQEPSPRPEESRDFTLTGPDSGVDVRRDGCVLRFALTDDRGRSWSDWDAARFQSTRCAASPTPTTWNLETSVLSERSYLVNDAGLLRLSTDYGRTWRDGNEAIVAVPTFPSTARPVFCGFGCGAQREPLAVDPSSGTVYRLRGKAPSWRPLHSLYPSPDGTIWATYQMPSPSGATVARSSDRGATWTTWEVGEDSNVMAIVGVDDREGYVLTSPSTVGGARRLWKTTDGGKTWTDTGTDLPERTHWDLTVGSDGSLLVIAPSGGTGAERRATLLVSRDDGRHFTVAREYGTAVGSLSVAPGYAWLFGRDDGSTGEPDHLLLTTDATTWTRFPLA
- a CDS encoding GH92 family glycosyl hydrolase codes for the protein MPRSGPSRLLSLLATAITGTSVLAAVAAPAAAAPLNLTSYVNPFIGTDDSNAPNPVGGGAGGSTVPGPIQPFGMVQLSPDTPTASPSGYRFSDTQIEEFSLTHFNGAGCANNEDLGILPITGALGSSPGTAWTSYRATQNKSQEQARPGFYQAVLSNYGNTKVEASATARTAALRLTYPSTTSARVLINPSRSATGNRAGALTINGSTVTGSVTGGGFCGSSKTYQIFYRMEFDRAPSGTGTWLGGTVTAGGTSVSGTNSGGYLTFDTSGNAVVQARIGISFVSQAGAAANLAAEQAGFAFDTVRTNADAQWNTVLNRIQATGGTPADLQKFYTALYRVFINPNVSNDVNGQYRGFDNAIHSASHPVYQNYSGWDIYRSWASLIAYLAPQEAADIAKSMVLDGQQGGLLPKWSHNHNEAFVMTGDPGPIIVDSLYQFGARDFDTAAALSLMKKSSAGGTTQGSPIRGRQSGYVQRQYIDGDPSDSLEYSASDFAVAQFARALGDTATYNTHMTRAQWWRNTFNTESSYVHPRNADGTWPWPLDPASQSNFVEGNASQYTWMVPYNFAGLINLMGGQQTAIQRLDHHFTQTNGGQSQPYFYIGNEPEHGVPWAYHFAAAPAGTSAAVRRIMNESFTTGAGGLPGNDDLGATSAWFVWSALGMYPPTPGADTLALHGPLFSSMLVDRPTGDLQITAPAAGQGNQYVQGLSVNGTSTQRPWLRYADIAGGGTLSYAMGGTPSAWGTNPADVPPSFNDGFTPPPAAPDLGTNLAAGKPATGSAACNSAEGPEKAFDGRLGSTSKWCSLAAGTKTLQVDLGANQTVRSFVVKHVGLGGETTGWNTGAFTIQTSSDGTTWTTRATVTGNRSSRTYHPIGAVTARHVRLAITTPTNNGNGAARIAEFEVYGGAAATNLALNRPAVADSQCASTEGPEKAVNGSTSGGNADKWCSTGAGKFLRIDLGATRAITSIRVLHAGAGGENPAWNTRDFDLQVSPDAGTWTTVAQVRGNTADASEHPLSASGRYVRVNVLTPTQTTDQAARLYEVEVYGS
- a CDS encoding VOC family protein translates to MAVTFNHTIIATKDRNASAAFYRELFELPEAPSWGPFANVLLDEGVLLQFAEPPVDIQMQHYAFLVDDELFARCLARIQERGITYWADPQMKREGETNTEHGGRGFYFFDPAGHAIEIITRPYL
- a CDS encoding DUF4396 domain-containing protein → MQPTWLLALSWTSLAVGVVSVAIVVADTYLRGHRQPVKIMEIVWLVTVLYIGPAAVRLYWNWGRPEAFSRPRHGEMLRRPRRGVVATNVSRCGAHCALGFIVAEVVLYVIGSDVGQETLWVSYAGDYVAAVAIAVLFRYFGAEGRTVTRIWPALSTVVKAELLTITAFELALFAWLALAHHIVFPEPTMRPDNPTFWFAGQIGLIAGFVAAWPIASWQLRRGVRIEPHRLPYK